Proteins from a genomic interval of Sinobacterium caligoides:
- a CDS encoding OmpW/AlkL family protein translates to MSFNVKALLMSAAVAAVVAPAAQALEGGDMIVRFGAVKVAPNVDSGPVSLNGAPTFKGVEVSDDTQFGISGTYMLAPTVGIELLAATPFEHDITLEEGVKVGSTKHLPPTLSVQYYPLGASQSKWQPYLGLGVNYTTFFSESVDPELEAALGAPAEMELDDSWGLAGQVGVDYYINDKWLINASAMYADINTSATITADNGNVAKVDADLDPWVYRLNVGYKF, encoded by the coding sequence ATGAGTTTTAACGTCAAAGCGCTACTGATGAGCGCCGCCGTTGCCGCCGTTGTTGCCCCTGCCGCTCAGGCTTTAGAGGGTGGTGATATGATCGTGCGTTTTGGTGCTGTTAAGGTTGCTCCTAATGTCGATAGTGGTCCGGTATCGTTAAATGGCGCTCCTACATTTAAGGGCGTAGAAGTGAGTGATGATACTCAATTTGGTATTTCCGGCACCTATATGTTGGCACCTACCGTGGGTATCGAGCTGTTAGCTGCGACACCGTTTGAGCATGACATTACCTTAGAAGAGGGCGTTAAGGTCGGTTCAACCAAGCACCTGCCGCCGACGTTGAGCGTGCAGTACTACCCGCTAGGTGCCAGCCAGAGTAAGTGGCAGCCATACTTGGGGCTAGGTGTTAACTACACCACTTTCTTCAGCGAGAGTGTTGACCCTGAGTTGGAAGCAGCATTGGGCGCTCCGGCGGAAATGGAGTTAGATGACTCGTGGGGCTTGGCTGGGCAGGTCGGTGTCGATTACTACATCAATGATAAATGGTTGATCAACGCGTCGGCAATGTATGCTGACATTAATACCTCGGCAACCATCACGGCTGATAATGGTAACGTTGCTAAGGTCGATGCCGACTTGGACCCTTGGGTTTATCGTTTGAATGTTGGTTATAAGTTCTAA
- a CDS encoding heavy metal translocating P-type ATPase, producing MTEPRDCFHCGLPVPKNTRFQLVYEGQQQDFCCPGCLAVAETIIGGGLEDYYRHRDNFSELADTGEHNYTLFDQAEFQEGFVSHRKGGQTARISLGGISCAACVWLIEQRLNSIDGVEQATVNLTQHRLLIDYDEETVPLSAIFNAITNIGYTPSPFSSSGEEDLLKAENNTALRRLGIAGIGMMQVGMYAIALHAGSLQGIADEQRDFLRIVSALVATVVIIAAAKPFFINAWRAITTRSLTMDVPVALAIGLAYVASCWATWRGTGDVYFDSVSMFTFFLLLGRYLELRARHFNRRSVADVQSHMPQAAWLLTDDGKLAQIAVKQLEVGQVIVVKAGERIPADGTIIAGASAVDESSLSGEYLPVDKVLGDAVVAGSINTDNTLQLRIDAIGDDSQLATIDRLLDRAQQQKPAIAKLADRLSSMFVAQVLIISVGVYIFWYFHAPEQALWVALSVLVVSCPCALSLATPTTLTAATASLRERGLLISRGHVLESLIKSDIIVFDKTGTLTSGSLQRVAQHHYGNGSHDENIALYVAAALEEHSNHPVAKAFANTGGELTAHDIDIVASKGISGTVNDTRYRIGCLAFIEQSLGELDLPCNDSNYQRIYLADERQLIAHFDLDDYIRAEASTTIQALQTMGKEVVLLSGDPSNAVQIVANALAIREAHGAQSPADKLRYIEQRQQQGRHITMIGDGINDVPVLAGADVSIAMTQAADLARTSADCMLMNNNLSNIIKLIRTAERSKKIIRQNFAWSLGYNVLTVPLAAAGLIPPYIAVIGMSLSSLIVVGNALRLLKQED from the coding sequence GTGACTGAGCCGCGCGACTGCTTCCACTGTGGCCTACCTGTGCCGAAAAACACGCGCTTTCAGCTGGTCTACGAAGGTCAACAGCAGGACTTTTGCTGCCCAGGCTGCCTCGCAGTTGCAGAGACCATCATCGGCGGCGGTTTAGAAGACTACTACCGACATAGAGATAACTTCTCCGAGCTAGCAGACACAGGAGAGCATAACTACACCCTCTTTGACCAAGCGGAGTTCCAAGAGGGCTTTGTTAGCCACCGCAAGGGCGGTCAAACCGCTCGCATCAGCCTCGGCGGCATCAGCTGTGCCGCCTGCGTTTGGCTGATAGAACAGCGCCTCAACAGTATTGATGGCGTCGAACAAGCTACCGTTAACCTCACTCAGCATCGGCTTCTTATCGACTACGATGAAGAGACTGTGCCGCTCAGCGCAATCTTCAACGCCATTACCAACATCGGCTATACACCCTCGCCATTCAGCAGTAGTGGTGAGGAAGACCTACTCAAAGCCGAGAACAACACCGCCCTACGTCGTCTTGGTATTGCCGGCATCGGCATGATGCAAGTCGGCATGTACGCTATCGCCCTACATGCGGGAAGCCTCCAGGGCATAGCCGACGAGCAGCGTGACTTTTTACGCATCGTCAGCGCTCTCGTCGCCACCGTGGTCATAATTGCCGCAGCCAAACCCTTCTTCATCAACGCCTGGCGCGCCATCACCACACGTAGCTTAACCATGGATGTTCCCGTTGCCCTCGCCATCGGCCTTGCCTATGTCGCTAGCTGTTGGGCAACCTGGCGCGGTACCGGCGACGTCTACTTCGATTCCGTATCGATGTTTACTTTCTTCTTACTGTTGGGCCGCTACCTCGAACTGCGAGCTCGGCACTTTAATCGCCGCAGCGTCGCCGACGTACAGTCCCACATGCCGCAAGCCGCGTGGCTACTCACTGACGACGGCAAGCTCGCACAAATTGCTGTCAAACAGCTCGAGGTCGGCCAGGTTATTGTCGTTAAAGCGGGCGAGCGCATCCCCGCTGACGGCACGATCATCGCAGGCGCCAGCGCCGTCGATGAGTCCAGTCTCAGCGGTGAATATCTACCTGTTGATAAAGTCCTTGGAGATGCCGTCGTCGCCGGCAGCATCAACACCGACAACACCCTACAGCTTCGTATTGATGCCATCGGCGACGACTCCCAGCTCGCAACAATCGACCGTCTACTCGATCGCGCCCAACAACAGAAACCTGCGATCGCTAAACTTGCCGACCGCCTCTCCAGTATGTTTGTCGCGCAGGTGTTGATCATCAGCGTTGGTGTCTATATTTTTTGGTATTTTCACGCCCCGGAGCAAGCACTCTGGGTCGCCCTCTCCGTACTCGTCGTAAGCTGCCCTTGTGCCCTATCCCTAGCCACTCCAACCACGCTAACCGCAGCTACCGCGAGCCTGCGCGAACGTGGTTTACTCATTAGCAGAGGCCACGTATTAGAGAGCCTCATCAAAAGCGACATCATTGTTTTTGATAAGACTGGCACCCTTACATCAGGCAGCCTTCAACGCGTTGCACAGCATCATTATGGCAACGGCTCGCACGATGAAAACATCGCCCTATATGTTGCCGCCGCCCTGGAAGAGCACTCCAACCATCCGGTTGCTAAGGCATTTGCCAATACGGGCGGGGAGCTTACTGCTCACGACATCGATATTGTCGCCAGCAAGGGTATCTCAGGTACTGTGAACGACACTCGTTACCGCATCGGCTGCCTCGCCTTTATTGAACAGTCGCTAGGTGAACTCGATCTTCCCTGTAACGACAGCAACTACCAGCGCATCTACCTTGCCGACGAACGGCAGCTCATCGCCCACTTTGACCTCGATGATTATATCCGCGCCGAAGCTTCCACAACGATCCAAGCCTTGCAAACAATGGGCAAGGAAGTGGTACTGCTCTCAGGCGACCCGTCTAACGCCGTGCAAATCGTCGCCAACGCCCTCGCCATTAGGGAGGCTCATGGCGCACAAAGCCCAGCTGACAAGCTGCGTTATATCGAACAGCGACAGCAACAAGGGCGCCACATCACTATGATCGGCGATGGTATCAACGATGTCCCCGTCCTCGCAGGTGCCGACGTCTCTATTGCCATGACCCAGGCCGCCGATCTCGCCCGCACTAGCGCTGACTGCATGCTGATGAACAACAATCTCAGCAACATCATCAAGCTCATCCGCACTGCCGAGCGAAGCAAGAAAATCATTCGTCAAAACTTTGCCTGGTCACTGGGGTATAATGTGCTCACTGTGCCGCTTGCTGCTGCAGGCCTAATCCCGCCGTATATCGCCGTCATCGGTATGTCGCTGAGCTCACTGATTGTTGTTGGCAATGCCCTACGATTACTAAAGCAAGAAGATTAA
- a CDS encoding FixH family protein, giving the protein MATLRKHEDDQPWFKQFWPWFIIALPATAVVASLHLVYVAMEQKPDLVRTNYYKDGLAINEELSAERLADQLDINADMRFTDEMITIDLKGRIHTKPVNIVIAFQHPTDATKDTTIIATRGADNIYRSTEGIPAQRWYIGLEGMDEASMKMWNIKGEVDLSQQEHITLTDRSL; this is encoded by the coding sequence ATGGCTACATTACGTAAACATGAAGACGATCAACCTTGGTTCAAACAGTTTTGGCCTTGGTTTATTATTGCGCTGCCGGCGACCGCCGTCGTCGCCAGCCTACACCTCGTTTACGTTGCCATGGAGCAAAAGCCTGACCTAGTACGCACCAACTACTACAAGGACGGCCTAGCCATTAACGAAGAGTTGTCGGCAGAAAGGCTAGCCGATCAGCTCGATATCAATGCCGACATGCGCTTTACTGACGAGATGATCACCATCGACCTCAAGGGGCGCATTCATACCAAACCCGTCAATATTGTTATCGCTTTTCAGCACCCTACTGACGCCACAAAAGACACTACGATTATCGCTACCCGCGGTGCCGACAATATCTACCGCTCAACGGAAGGCATCCCCGCGCAACGGTGGTATATCGGTCTAGAAGGCATGGATGAGGCCAGCATGAAGATGTGGAATATCAAAGGCGAGGTCGACCTTAGCCAACAAGAACACATCACCCTCACCGACCGCTCGCTCTAA
- the ccoS gene encoding cbb3-type cytochrome oxidase assembly protein CcoS, which translates to MESMYILIPIALAFAALGIKAFFWAVDSDQYDDLDREGQRILFDDDQPKDKQN; encoded by the coding sequence ATGGAAAGCATGTACATTCTCATCCCCATTGCCCTCGCCTTCGCCGCACTGGGTATCAAGGCCTTTTTCTGGGCTGTAGATAGTGACCAATACGACGACTTAGACCGCGAAGGGCAGCGCATTTTATTCGACGACGACCAGCCCAAAGACAAGCAAAACTGA
- the hemN gene encoding oxygen-independent coproporphyrinogen III oxidase — translation MSIENHAAIHWDHALIKKYDVSGPRYTSYPTANLFHDDFAHEQYMQVATNEKSSIAPISLYIHIPFCENICYYCACNKVVTRDKSKAREYLEHLKKEIALRGEIHANRPVTQLHFGGGTPTFLSTSELTELMVSLGRHFNLSTADSREYSIELDPRTVDDEYISLLKGLGFNRVSLGIQDFHPPVQKAINREQSVDMVQDLLKSIRQYRFDSISFDLIYGLPHQSVASFTQTLATVIALNPDRLSVYNYAHLPERFKTQRSIDRLTLPTGQEKLAIMEHIGNTLTDAGYEYIGMDHFVKPDDELAKARFNGRLQRNFQGYSTCLATDLIGLGSSSITSFSDTYSQNSKDLTEYYRLVNSGKLPIVKGYPLTVKNTLHREIIMSLACRLALNIQDIELLFSIKFDEEFNYLMPRLSEFEEDGLIELSDALITVTDTGRLMLRQICMVFDEYLSKNNAGGTKFSKAM, via the coding sequence ATGTCTATTGAGAATCACGCCGCGATCCACTGGGATCACGCCCTCATCAAAAAGTACGACGTCTCTGGACCGCGCTACACCTCCTACCCTACCGCGAACCTCTTTCACGACGACTTTGCTCACGAACAATATATGCAGGTCGCTACCAACGAAAAGAGTAGCATCGCCCCCATCTCGCTTTATATTCACATCCCTTTCTGCGAGAACATCTGCTATTACTGCGCTTGTAATAAAGTAGTCACCCGCGATAAGTCGAAGGCACGTGAATACCTGGAACACCTGAAGAAAGAGATCGCCTTACGCGGCGAGATACACGCTAACCGTCCCGTCACCCAGCTTCATTTCGGTGGTGGCACCCCGACTTTTTTGTCGACCAGCGAACTGACCGAGCTCATGGTATCGCTCGGTCGCCACTTTAATCTGAGTACCGCCGACAGCCGAGAATACTCCATCGAGCTCGACCCGCGTACGGTCGACGACGAGTATATTTCACTGCTCAAAGGGCTCGGTTTCAATCGAGTTAGCCTTGGTATTCAAGACTTCCACCCACCGGTACAGAAGGCTATCAATCGCGAACAAAGCGTTGACATGGTTCAAGATCTTCTTAAGTCCATTCGTCAGTATCGCTTTGACTCTATAAGTTTTGATCTGATTTATGGTTTACCCCACCAATCAGTTGCATCATTCACACAGACCCTAGCAACGGTTATCGCACTTAACCCCGACAGATTGTCAGTTTACAACTATGCCCATCTGCCGGAGCGATTTAAGACCCAACGTTCCATTGATCGCCTCACTCTTCCTACTGGACAGGAAAAGCTAGCCATCATGGAGCACATCGGCAACACATTAACCGATGCTGGCTACGAATACATTGGGATGGACCACTTTGTAAAACCGGACGATGAACTCGCAAAAGCACGCTTTAACGGACGCTTACAGAGAAATTTCCAGGGATATTCGACCTGTCTGGCAACAGATTTAATAGGATTAGGGTCGTCTTCAATCACATCGTTTTCAGACACTTACTCGCAAAACAGTAAAGATCTGACAGAATACTATCGCCTTGTCAACAGCGGGAAATTACCTATTGTTAAAGGTTACCCTCTTACTGTAAAAAATACCCTGCATAGAGAGATCATCATGTCTCTCGCCTGCCGACTAGCATTGAACATACAAGATATTGAACTACTCTTCAGTATTAAATTTGATGAAGAGTTCAATTACTTAATGCCTCGCTTAAGCGAGTTCGAAGAAGATGGTTTGATCGAACTCAGCGACGCATTAATTACGGTAACTGACACCGGTCGATTAATGTTACGACAGATCTGCATGGTATTTGACGAGTACCTCAGCAAAAACAACGCTGGGGGGACAAAATTCTCCAAAGCCATGTAG
- the fnr gene encoding fumarate/nitrate reduction transcriptional regulator Fnr, which translates to MQQIMAENLSEKNNPVSCRSAFQTKCGNCRLNSICLPIALQEPDLDSLDRVIHRNKPLRKGEHVFRENDNFTAIYAIRSGFVKAYRLTDDGKEQVTGFYFPGEIIGLDGISQNKHSVSAKALETAAICEIPFEDAEALSSRFPSMQRHLFSLMSQEIIQDQQLITLLSKNTAEERISALILSISDRNAARKLSPTSFRLPMSRTDIGNYLGLTVETVSRVFSRFQKNGTLEVNNKEITILDIDQLRGIVTSEA; encoded by the coding sequence ATGCAACAGATTATGGCTGAAAACCTCTCGGAAAAAAACAATCCTGTTTCTTGCCGAAGCGCATTCCAGACTAAGTGCGGTAACTGTCGCCTTAATAGCATTTGCCTACCTATTGCTCTTCAAGAGCCCGATCTTGATTCTCTTGATCGCGTCATTCATCGCAACAAGCCTTTACGTAAAGGCGAGCACGTATTTCGTGAGAATGATAATTTCACCGCTATCTATGCCATCCGCTCTGGCTTCGTTAAAGCCTATCGTCTAACAGATGACGGAAAAGAGCAGGTTACAGGCTTCTATTTCCCAGGCGAAATTATCGGCCTCGACGGGATCAGCCAAAACAAGCACAGCGTTTCAGCTAAAGCACTCGAAACTGCAGCCATTTGTGAGATCCCATTCGAGGACGCAGAAGCACTGAGCTCTCGCTTCCCAAGCATGCAGCGCCACCTCTTCTCACTCATGAGCCAAGAGATCATTCAAGATCAACAGCTGATCACTCTGCTTAGCAAAAACACTGCTGAAGAGCGTATTAGCGCCCTGATCTTATCGATCTCTGACCGCAACGCTGCACGCAAACTCTCCCCGACTTCATTCCGCCTGCCTATGTCACGCACCGATATCGGCAACTATCTGGGTCTAACGGTTGAAACTGTCAGTCGTGTATTTAGCCGCTTCCAGAAGAACGGAACACTAGAGGTAAACAACAAAGAGATCACCATTCTCGACATCGATCAACTGCGCGGCATCGTCACCTCAGAAGCCTAA
- a CDS encoding SDR family NAD(P)-dependent oxidoreductase produces MDFTNKTIWITGASSGIGAELAVQLSGFAKRLILSGRDEEKLKVVRQRCQTPCEQVVFAFDLEGLTPSSGDFEVLWEEIDGVDILINSGGISQRSKAMDCIEEVDRRLMEVNYFGTVSLTKWVVNKWLQQPPALLERRPRGEVVTLASVSGKIGAPMRSGYCASKHAIIGYMDCLRPELAGAGINIHVVSPGWVRTAIAENALAGDARCYNRKDRDTEGGIAVEKFVVQMIGQLKKGRKDIVIAEGRARLGYHLRRLFPETFHTLLNRIYRHQDDEH; encoded by the coding sequence ATGGATTTTACGAATAAAACAATTTGGATAACTGGTGCCTCTAGCGGCATTGGGGCGGAGCTAGCCGTACAGCTGAGTGGTTTTGCCAAACGGTTGATCTTGTCGGGACGTGATGAGGAGAAGCTGAAGGTTGTTCGTCAGCGCTGTCAGACACCCTGTGAACAAGTTGTATTTGCTTTTGATCTTGAAGGCTTGACGCCATCAAGTGGAGATTTTGAGGTGTTGTGGGAGGAGATTGATGGGGTTGATATATTAATTAATAGCGGAGGTATAAGTCAGCGTTCAAAGGCGATGGATTGTATCGAGGAGGTCGACCGCCGGCTCATGGAGGTGAATTACTTTGGTACAGTGAGCCTCACTAAGTGGGTGGTAAATAAGTGGTTACAGCAGCCCCCAGCATTGCTCGAAAGGCGCCCAAGGGGAGAGGTGGTTACGTTGGCCAGTGTATCGGGAAAAATTGGCGCACCGATGCGCTCTGGTTATTGTGCCTCTAAACACGCGATTATTGGCTATATGGACTGCCTTCGCCCTGAGCTGGCTGGGGCAGGTATAAATATTCACGTCGTTAGTCCTGGTTGGGTAAGAACGGCGATTGCTGAAAATGCGTTAGCAGGTGACGCTCGATGTTACAACCGCAAGGACCGAGATACAGAAGGTGGTATTGCTGTTGAAAAGTTTGTTGTACAAATGATTGGGCAGTTAAAAAAAGGGCGCAAGGATATAGTCATTGCAGAAGGGAGGGCTCGTTTAGGGTATCACCTCAGGCGGTTATTCCCGGAAACCTTCCACACATTGTTGAATAGAATATATCGACATCAAGATGATGAGCACTGA
- a CDS encoding sulfite exporter TauE/SafE family protein — translation MLEPISTVAALGLGLFGSSHCVGMCGGISAGFGLANPAQEAKRSFLLALSFNSGRVLSYAIIGLLFGLFGALAHDQFSAVSKVMRIAAAVLLILMGLYIAGFGSLITHIEGVGKIAWKKIQPLTRRFIPVKTASSAFCLGGLWGWLPCGLVYSALIWAVSSGSALQSSWLMFCFGLGTLPVMLTTTLFSQSVKHWMQKRWLRIIAGLLIVAMGLLTLSFVSMNHSMTNMSGNDEPSMKRAGEMKCGGMMKCGGMMKCG, via the coding sequence ATGTTAGAACCCATATCGACTGTCGCCGCTCTAGGTCTAGGGCTGTTTGGTAGTAGCCACTGCGTAGGCATGTGTGGCGGCATCAGCGCTGGCTTTGGCCTAGCTAATCCAGCTCAAGAAGCTAAACGAAGCTTTTTACTGGCGCTAAGCTTCAATAGCGGCCGCGTATTAAGCTACGCCATAATCGGCTTATTATTTGGCCTATTCGGCGCCTTAGCTCACGACCAGTTCAGCGCTGTTAGCAAAGTCATGCGCATTGCCGCAGCAGTTTTATTGATTCTGATGGGGCTGTATATTGCAGGCTTCGGCAGCCTCATCACCCATATCGAAGGTGTCGGCAAAATAGCGTGGAAAAAAATACAGCCTCTCACTCGTCGCTTCATCCCCGTAAAAACAGCCTCCAGCGCTTTCTGCCTTGGCGGACTCTGGGGCTGGCTTCCCTGCGGGCTCGTCTATAGCGCCCTTATATGGGCCGTCAGTAGCGGCTCCGCGCTACAGTCATCTTGGCTCATGTTCTGCTTCGGCCTTGGTACCCTGCCGGTCATGCTGACAACGACACTCTTTTCCCAAAGCGTCAAACACTGGATGCAGAAACGCTGGCTACGCATTATTGCCGGTCTATTAATTGTTGCCATGGGGCTGTTAACCCTATCATTCGTCTCGATGAATCACTCGATGACAAACATGAGCGGGAATGATGAACCATCAATGAAACGAGCGGGCGAGATGAAGTGCGGCGGCATGATGAAGTGCGGCGGTATGATGAAGTGCGGCTAA